In Sulfurovum xiamenensis, a genomic segment contains:
- the rimP gene encoding ribosome maturation factor RimP has translation MNLETQIAKIIEANGASLYDIEIVTEFEETIFRVLITKAGGVDLDLCADISHELSPFLDVHPPMSQKYRLEVSSPGIERKLTKPVHFKNAIGEKVKLKISGGDKVKGTLKSADNDGIVVETKQGDESFEYGALGTAKTYFDWN, from the coding sequence ATGAATCTTGAAACACAAATCGCTAAAATTATAGAAGCCAATGGTGCATCCCTGTATGATATAGAGATAGTGACAGAGTTTGAAGAGACGATTTTTCGTGTTCTGATAACAAAAGCGGGTGGTGTGGATCTTGATCTGTGTGCAGATATTTCTCACGAACTTTCTCCTTTTTTAGATGTGCATCCTCCTATGAGTCAGAAATACCGTTTGGAGGTCAGTTCTCCAGGGATTGAAAGAAAACTCACAAAACCAGTGCACTTTAAAAATGCGATCGGTGAAAAAGTGAAGCTCAAGATCTCAGGCGGTGATAAAGTGAAAGGAACCCTTAAAAGTGCTGATAACGATGGTATCGTTGTAGAGACAAAGCAGGGTGATGAAAGCTTTGAATATGGAGCATTAGGTACAGCAAAAACCTATTTTGACTGGAACTAG
- the thrB gene encoding homoserine kinase, translated as MFISVPATSANLGPGFDTLGLAVDLRNEITITPSKFLSLSTHGEGDDNPKIKKNSLFLSIFNENYKRLTGRDDNFRFEFHNRIPISRGLGSSSAVIVAALSAAYTAADKRYNKREILNHALRYEHHPDNITPAVMGGFNVACVEGDRVYSKKRRMPDYLKAVVVVPNRTISTAKSRTVLPKMYRKEETVYSLSRSSYMTALFMSESWDLLRIASKDKLHQARRMKMMPELFDVQKLALKHGALMSTLSGSGSTFFNLTYEKDANKIAQALQARFPQFRVFILSLDNNGVITKS; from the coding sequence ATGTTTATAAGCGTACCTGCAACCTCTGCAAACTTAGGCCCCGGATTTGATACCTTGGGTCTTGCTGTAGACCTAAGAAATGAAATTACGATCACACCTTCAAAATTTTTGAGTCTTTCTACTCATGGAGAGGGTGATGACAATCCTAAAATAAAGAAGAATTCTCTGTTTTTAAGTATTTTTAATGAAAATTATAAAAGACTTACCGGAAGAGATGATAATTTTAGATTTGAGTTTCATAACCGTATTCCCATCTCAAGAGGACTCGGCAGTTCTTCTGCAGTGATTGTGGCTGCATTGAGTGCAGCGTATACGGCAGCAGATAAGAGATACAATAAAAGAGAGATACTCAACCATGCACTGCGCTATGAACATCATCCGGACAACATCACTCCTGCAGTCATGGGCGGGTTCAATGTCGCTTGTGTAGAGGGTGACAGGGTCTACAGCAAAAAAAGACGTATGCCTGACTATCTGAAAGCGGTAGTAGTGGTACCTAACCGCACTATATCGACGGCAAAATCGCGTACAGTGTTACCTAAAATGTACAGAAAAGAAGAGACAGTCTATTCTCTCTCCCGCTCTTCTTATATGACAGCACTTTTTATGAGCGAATCCTGGGACCTTTTACGTATTGCATCCAAAGACAAGCTCCATCAGGCAAGACGAATGAAAATGATGCCTGAATTGTTTGATGTACAGAAGTTGGCACTGAAGCATGGTGCACTGATGAGTACACTTTCAGGTTCAGGTTCTACATTTTTTAACCTTACCTACGAGAAAGATGCCAATAAAATAGCACAGGCACTGCAAGCACGTTTCCCGCAATTCAGGGTTTTTATTCTCTCTTTAGACAATAATGGTGTCATCACGAAGAGTTAA
- a CDS encoding DUF448 domain-containing protein has translation MNKSQPTRMCIACRSRLPQDTLIRLKQEGSEVVGFDGKGRSFYLCDICVNNEKKIKGLVKRFKQDEERFTKLLKALANEADTCN, from the coding sequence ATGAATAAATCACAGCCAACACGTATGTGCATCGCCTGCCGAAGTAGACTTCCTCAAGACACTTTGATTCGTTTAAAACAAGAGGGTAGCGAGGTAGTAGGATTTGATGGTAAAGGAAGAAGCTTTTACCTCTGTGATATTTGTGTAAATAATGAAAAAAAAATCAAAGGCTTAGTGAAGCGTTTTAAACAGGATGAAGAACGATTTACCAAGTTGTTAAAAGCGTTGGCAAATGAAGCCGACACATGCAACTAG
- the lpxC gene encoding UDP-3-O-acyl-N-acetylglucosamine deacetylase, whose translation MQQRTLKKAVEVVGIGLHKGEPIKLRLEPLDVDSGIIFYREDLAMRILLSPDSVIDTRMATVIGNEKGYISTIEHFLSAVYAYGIDNMRVIVDGNEMPIMDGSSISFCLLLEEAGIHEQDALKKIIRVKQPVEVREGDKFVRLLPHESAEFDFRIKFDHPVIGDQKEHFEFSTKAFVEEIARARTFGFAKDIQYLQSQNLALGATLQNAIGLDDHKVLNPEGLRFENEFARHKILDAMGDMLVAGHNILGKYESFAGSHDLNYKLTSKLLSDSKNYDLVEVEELQSRTFAKSFA comes from the coding sequence ATGCAACAAAGAACACTGAAAAAAGCTGTGGAAGTTGTAGGTATAGGTCTGCATAAAGGTGAACCGATCAAGTTGAGACTTGAACCGCTTGATGTAGATTCCGGTATTATTTTTTATCGTGAAGATCTAGCGATGAGAATACTGCTTTCTCCCGATTCGGTCATTGATACACGTATGGCTACGGTCATAGGGAATGAGAAAGGGTATATCTCGACCATCGAGCACTTTCTTTCTGCCGTCTACGCGTATGGTATAGACAATATGCGTGTGATCGTGGATGGAAACGAGATGCCTATCATGGATGGATCCTCCATCTCTTTTTGTCTTTTATTGGAAGAGGCAGGTATCCATGAACAGGATGCTCTAAAGAAAATTATCCGTGTGAAGCAGCCTGTTGAGGTACGAGAAGGTGATAAATTTGTGCGTTTGTTACCGCATGAGAGCGCAGAGTTTGATTTTCGTATCAAGTTTGATCATCCCGTCATCGGTGATCAAAAAGAGCATTTTGAGTTCAGTACCAAAGCGTTTGTAGAAGAGATCGCAAGAGCAAGAACATTTGGATTTGCCAAAGATATACAGTATCTGCAGAGTCAGAACCTGGCGCTTGGTGCAACACTGCAAAATGCCATAGGGCTGGATGACCATAAAGTACTTAATCCTGAAGGGTTGCGTTTCGAGAATGAATTTGCAAGACACAAGATCTTGGATGCCATGGGTGATATGTTGGTCGCCGGTCATAATATACTAGGTAAATATGAATCATTTGCAGGCAGTCATGATCTCAATTATAAACTTACATCCAAATTACTCTCAGACAGTAAAAACTATGATCTTGTAGAAGTAGAAGAGTTACAAAGTAGAACATTTGCAAAAAGCTTTGCCTAA
- a CDS encoding DHH family phosphoesterase yields the protein MMIESIPYEEVRSKIASAHSVSILSHLNPDADTLGTALGIYALLSKDKRLKVEIVNASTELPLYLNFLPHFKKIKHHMDYADSLIISCDCGSVDRLGFDLEGRDIINIDHHQSNTCYGSINVVIPEYASASQVAFALFKALCPIKADAATCFYTALLSDTRFFTTSSVNEEVFTVAQELVQAGALPDEIACHFTQRRPLSSLRILQRALSSLSLYHDAEIATLMVTKEDISAAGATVPDMEGVVDYARSLATVEIAIFAMELEKGIRISLRSKKVDVSKVAMAFGGGGHKVAAGFILAQSGLQESIDTILEKIEELGLLDEK from the coding sequence ATGATGATTGAGAGTATCCCTTATGAAGAAGTCAGATCTAAGATAGCGTCTGCACATTCTGTCAGCATACTTTCGCACCTCAATCCGGATGCTGATACTTTGGGTACGGCTTTGGGTATCTATGCATTGTTAAGTAAAGACAAAAGGTTAAAAGTTGAAATAGTGAATGCTTCAACTGAGTTACCCCTGTATCTTAATTTTTTACCACACTTTAAAAAGATCAAGCATCATATGGATTATGCAGACAGTTTGATAATCTCCTGTGACTGCGGGAGTGTGGATAGACTGGGGTTTGATCTGGAGGGTCGAGATATTATCAATATCGATCACCATCAGAGTAATACATGCTATGGAAGTATCAACGTGGTGATACCAGAGTATGCCTCTGCATCACAGGTGGCCTTTGCATTGTTTAAAGCACTGTGTCCTATCAAGGCTGATGCAGCGACTTGCTTTTACACAGCACTCCTTTCTGATACACGGTTCTTTACAACATCCTCAGTCAATGAAGAAGTGTTTACCGTAGCACAAGAGCTTGTTCAAGCGGGTGCTTTACCTGATGAAATTGCGTGTCATTTTACGCAGAGACGACCATTGAGTTCATTGCGCATTTTACAAAGGGCTTTAAGCTCTTTATCTTTATACCATGACGCGGAGATAGCTACACTTATGGTAACAAAAGAAGATATAAGTGCAGCAGGTGCGACCGTACCTGATATGGAAGGTGTGGTAGATTATGCCAGATCTTTAGCGACGGTTGAGATAGCGATATTTGCGATGGAACTCGAGAAGGGTATTCGTATCTCTCTACGCAGTAAAAAAGTAGATGTTTCCAAAGTGGCTATGGCTTTTGGAGGTGGTGGGCATAAGGTAGCTGCAGGCTTCATACTTGCTCAAAGTGGGTTACAAGAAAGTATCGATACAATTTTAGAAAAGATAGAAGAATTAGGATTATTGGATGAGAAATAG
- the nadA gene encoding quinolinate synthase NadA — MSIDYKAEIDRLKKELDVTVVAHYYQRDEVFEMADITGDSLELARRCQADTNPWVVFCGVGFMGQSVKVIAPEKRVLMPKIACCAMARMMDGSYFDESVQYMVDRGIAKENILPITYINSDASVKAKVGKMGGLVCTSSNAFKIIEKGLESGKKILFVPDRCLGQNFAIQMGLKSCVIGVEEEGKECDPKEADIICFNGFCSVHQLFTVDDVEFYRNKYPGIKIAVHPECDPSVVLAADFSGSTSQLIKYVNDLDPEQKVAIGTEYNLVNRMRKGNTYVLSSTKPECPTMNETTLEDLYNTLKSIEDNKPINEIVVDPDTIKYANVALERMLAIK, encoded by the coding sequence ATGAGTATAGATTATAAAGCAGAAATAGACAGACTAAAAAAAGAATTGGATGTTACAGTAGTGGCACACTATTATCAGCGTGATGAAGTCTTTGAAATGGCTGATATCACGGGTGACAGTCTCGAGCTGGCACGCAGATGTCAGGCAGATACAAACCCTTGGGTCGTTTTTTGTGGTGTCGGTTTCATGGGGCAAAGCGTCAAGGTTATTGCGCCTGAAAAACGTGTACTCATGCCAAAGATCGCCTGTTGTGCTATGGCACGTATGATGGATGGATCGTATTTTGACGAATCGGTACAGTATATGGTAGACAGAGGTATTGCCAAAGAGAATATCCTGCCTATTACCTATATTAACTCTGATGCTTCAGTCAAAGCAAAGGTAGGAAAGATGGGTGGACTTGTATGCACCTCTTCCAATGCCTTCAAGATCATTGAGAAAGGTTTGGAGAGCGGGAAAAAGATCCTCTTTGTCCCAGATAGATGTCTAGGGCAGAACTTTGCGATACAGATGGGATTGAAATCTTGTGTGATCGGTGTAGAGGAAGAAGGGAAAGAGTGTGATCCTAAAGAGGCAGATATCATCTGTTTCAATGGTTTCTGTTCTGTACACCAGCTCTTTACAGTAGATGATGTTGAGTTCTACCGAAACAAGTACCCTGGCATTAAAATCGCTGTACACCCAGAATGTGATCCAAGTGTGGTGCTTGCAGCAGATTTTTCAGGTTCTACCTCACAGCTTATCAAGTATGTTAATGATCTTGACCCTGAACAAAAAGTAGCCATCGGTACAGAGTACAATCTTGTGAATAGAATGAGAAAAGGGAATACTTATGTCCTCTCCTCCACTAAACCGGAGTGTCCTACGATGAATGAAACAACGTTGGAAGATCTCTACAATACACTCAAATCGATAGAGGATAACAAGCCTATCAATGAGATCGTAGTGGACCCTGATACGATCAAATATGCCAATGTGGCATTAGAACGCATGCTGGCGATAAAATAA
- the nadC gene encoding carboxylating nicotinate-nucleotide diphosphorylase, protein MLKEKFLKALVAEDLGRGDLFSRISTSKPIRAYIIAKSDGVLAGQEYIDAFAKMYDLTLEWKKNDGSRFSKGEKLLFISGDSKTILSLERSILDMVIHASSIATLTASYVDAIKDTGVKLLDTRKTRPLLREFEKYAVRCGGGINHRMGLDDCLMLKDTHLQTIEDLDAFMKEVRQKIPFTSKVEIECESLEMAKKAMQAGADIVMCDNMSTEETVKVVAYRNEHYPHILLEASGNVTLDTIKKIADTGVDAISSGAIIHQANWIDLSMKVE, encoded by the coding sequence ATGTTAAAAGAGAAATTTTTAAAGGCTTTAGTGGCCGAAGACCTAGGACGTGGAGACCTCTTCTCTCGTATCAGTACCAGTAAGCCCATACGCGCATATATTATTGCAAAAAGTGATGGTGTATTGGCAGGTCAGGAGTATATAGATGCCTTTGCAAAAATGTATGACCTGACACTCGAGTGGAAAAAAAATGATGGCAGCCGTTTTAGTAAAGGTGAAAAGCTTCTTTTTATCTCCGGAGACTCAAAAACCATTCTCTCTTTAGAACGTTCTATTTTGGATATGGTCATTCATGCAAGTTCTATAGCGACCTTGACGGCTTCCTATGTGGATGCCATTAAAGATACGGGCGTGAAGTTGCTGGATACAAGAAAAACAAGACCTTTATTGCGTGAGTTTGAGAAGTATGCCGTACGCTGCGGTGGGGGGATCAATCACCGTATGGGCTTAGATGACTGTCTTATGCTCAAAGATACACATTTACAGACCATAGAGGATCTTGATGCTTTTATGAAAGAGGTACGACAAAAAATACCTTTTACTTCAAAGGTTGAGATAGAGTGTGAAAGTTTGGAAATGGCCAAGAAAGCCATGCAAGCAGGAGCAGATATCGTGATGTGCGACAATATGTCTACAGAAGAGACCGTAAAAGTTGTTGCATATAGAAATGAACATTATCCTCATATTTTGCTTGAGGCCAGTGGGAATGTGACACTTGATACGATCAAAAAGATTGCCGATACGGGAGTCGATGCTATTAGTTCGGGAGCTATTATTCATCAGGCAAATTGGATAGATTTGTCTATGAAGGTAGAGTAG
- the rbfA gene encoding 30S ribosome-binding factor RbfA, with amino-acid sequence MTHEEIKRHRVESILKEIIPEALGSLDDERINGLTVTDVVCSKGRSDAKVYLDTSFLNEKEQNEALRQLRTVAGYIQNHCKQSEGWFKAPRLTFEFDHQLEKVSRIEDLFKQISTRKTKDDGESTDES; translated from the coding sequence ATGACACATGAAGAGATCAAAAGACATCGTGTAGAATCTATACTTAAAGAGATTATTCCTGAGGCACTCGGTAGTTTGGATGATGAGCGTATCAACGGACTGACAGTGACTGATGTGGTGTGTTCAAAAGGTAGGTCGGATGCGAAGGTATATCTTGATACCTCCTTCCTTAATGAGAAAGAACAGAATGAAGCGCTTAGACAGTTACGGACTGTAGCAGGATATATACAAAACCATTGTAAACAGAGTGAAGGGTGGTTTAAGGCGCCAAGACTTACTTTCGAGTTCGATCATCAGCTAGAAAAAGTGAGTCGAATAGAAGATCTCTTTAAACAAATAAGTACGAGAAAAACAAAAGATGACGGAGAGTCTACAGATGAATCTTGA
- the infB gene encoding translation initiation factor IF-2, producing MDKVKIQEIADEAGLSNADLLDKAKELGFDVKAANSTISMENAGILVDYAISGTLPKGFKKPGSKAKITVVKKKEETVEKKVSTPSDESETVAKPAAETTVDTSKVTIEEKVEEVAPDSTEKPAVKKVKKRKGISVVSKKTETEAPATIEESEDKPQKKTLSRGGIKIVRKAKPAPVRAATKISMDEQTPYVSKKKPKKVAEARDSGTKIDIFNHDSMSGDIDSGFGEEEVVLLDFSDKNIYEDMMRQEQKRKEEAKKRELAGVGTGKGKQAFRPQQKRSLKRGGKRKKYEKAESTEVVTSVEIPENVRVYEFAEKVNRSVGEVIGVLFALGMMVTKNDFLSKDEIEILAEEFEVEVTTVNPLDELEIAEDHDAEEDEANLEERPPVITIMGHVDHGKTSLLDRIRTSKVADKEAGGITQHVGAYQVEKNGKKITFVDTPGHEAFTEMRSRGAQATDIVIIVVAADDGVMPQTKEAISHTKAAGVPLIVAINKMDKESANPDNVKAQLSEIGVMAADWGGEYEFVPVSAHTGMGIDDLLETILLQAEVMELKANPNRKAKAVVVESSLEKGFGPVANVIIKNGTLHVGDNVIVGKTYGRIKAIKLDDGSNAKEIGPSTPAAIVGLNEVPGAGDELIVMDTDKEVRELAEKRAEYDRAKALSKSTKASLDDLSALIAEGQLKSLPVIIKADVQGSLEAIKGSLEKLRNEEVKVNIIHEGVGGVTESDLTLADASEHSVVLGFNVRPTGAVKKKAKELGIEIRTYTIIYDLLDDVKALLGGLMSPVISEEVTGQADVRETFVVGKVGTIAGCKVSDGVITRNSKARLIRDGVVIYESKIASLKRFNEDAKEVKNGYECGIMLENFNDIKEGDVIETFKDVEEQVTL from the coding sequence ATGGATAAAGTTAAAATCCAAGAAATAGCAGATGAAGCAGGATTGTCAAACGCAGATTTGCTAGACAAAGCCAAAGAGTTAGGGTTTGATGTCAAAGCAGCCAATAGTACTATTAGTATGGAAAATGCTGGTATCCTCGTAGATTATGCGATTAGCGGAACATTGCCAAAAGGGTTCAAGAAACCTGGTAGCAAAGCAAAAATTACTGTCGTCAAGAAGAAAGAGGAAACTGTAGAGAAAAAAGTTTCAACACCTTCAGATGAAAGTGAGACTGTAGCAAAACCGGCAGCTGAAACTACAGTTGATACTTCTAAAGTAACGATAGAAGAGAAGGTTGAGGAAGTGGCTCCCGATAGCACTGAAAAACCTGCAGTTAAGAAAGTGAAGAAACGTAAAGGTATCTCTGTTGTAAGTAAGAAAACAGAAACTGAAGCACCTGCGACGATAGAAGAGTCTGAAGATAAACCACAGAAAAAAACACTTTCTCGAGGTGGCATTAAAATTGTAAGAAAAGCAAAACCTGCACCGGTAAGAGCTGCAACGAAGATTTCTATGGATGAACAGACACCATATGTATCAAAGAAGAAGCCTAAAAAAGTTGCAGAAGCAAGAGACAGCGGTACCAAGATAGACATTTTCAACCATGACAGTATGAGTGGTGATATCGATAGTGGTTTTGGTGAAGAAGAAGTCGTACTCTTAGATTTCTCTGATAAAAATATTTATGAAGATATGATGCGTCAAGAGCAGAAACGTAAAGAAGAAGCGAAGAAAAGAGAGCTTGCAGGTGTAGGAACTGGTAAAGGCAAACAAGCATTCCGTCCTCAACAGAAACGTTCACTGAAGCGTGGAGGTAAACGTAAGAAGTATGAGAAAGCTGAAAGCACAGAAGTGGTGACTTCAGTAGAGATCCCTGAGAATGTAAGGGTTTATGAGTTTGCTGAAAAAGTAAACCGTTCTGTAGGTGAAGTGATCGGTGTACTCTTTGCGTTGGGTATGATGGTAACGAAGAACGACTTTTTAAGTAAAGATGAAATTGAAATCCTTGCTGAAGAGTTTGAAGTGGAAGTGACGACTGTCAATCCTCTTGATGAACTTGAAATTGCAGAAGATCATGATGCAGAAGAGGATGAAGCGAATCTTGAAGAGAGACCACCTGTGATCACGATCATGGGACATGTTGACCACGGTAAGACTTCACTTCTTGACAGAATCCGTACTTCAAAAGTGGCAGATAAAGAAGCGGGTGGTATTACACAGCACGTGGGTGCTTACCAGGTAGAGAAGAATGGTAAGAAGATCACCTTTGTAGATACACCGGGTCACGAAGCATTTACAGAGATGCGTTCACGTGGAGCACAGGCGACAGATATCGTTATTATTGTTGTTGCAGCGGATGATGGTGTTATGCCTCAGACCAAAGAAGCGATCTCACATACCAAAGCAGCAGGAGTCCCTCTTATCGTTGCGATCAACAAAATGGACAAAGAGAGTGCAAATCCAGACAATGTGAAGGCTCAACTTTCTGAAATAGGTGTCATGGCAGCAGATTGGGGCGGAGAGTATGAATTCGTACCTGTCTCTGCACACACAGGTATGGGAATAGATGACTTGCTTGAAACGATTCTTCTACAAGCAGAAGTGATGGAACTCAAAGCTAATCCAAATAGAAAAGCAAAAGCGGTTGTGGTAGAAAGTTCACTTGAAAAAGGCTTTGGACCAGTTGCCAATGTCATTATCAAGAATGGTACTTTACATGTAGGTGATAATGTGATCGTAGGTAAGACATACGGACGTATCAAAGCGATCAAACTTGATGATGGAAGTAATGCTAAAGAGATCGGGCCAAGTACACCGGCAGCAATCGTAGGATTGAATGAAGTACCTGGAGCCGGTGATGAACTTATCGTGATGGATACAGATAAAGAAGTACGTGAATTGGCTGAAAAAAGAGCGGAGTATGATAGAGCAAAAGCACTCTCTAAGAGTACAAAAGCATCACTCGATGATCTTTCTGCACTTATCGCTGAAGGGCAGCTCAAGTCACTTCCTGTGATCATCAAAGCGGATGTACAAGGTTCTCTTGAAGCGATCAAAGGTAGTTTAGAGAAGCTTAGAAATGAAGAGGTAAAAGTCAATATCATTCATGAAGGTGTAGGTGGTGTAACAGAGAGTGATCTTACACTTGCAGATGCATCTGAACATTCAGTGGTACTTGGATTTAATGTACGTCCGACTGGTGCAGTGAAAAAGAAAGCCAAAGAGTTAGGTATAGAGATACGTACCTACACGATCATTTATGACCTTCTCGATGATGTGAAAGCGCTTCTTGGTGGACTGATGAGTCCGGTTATTTCCGAAGAAGTAACAGGACAGGCAGATGTACGTGAGACGTTTGTTGTGGGTAAAGTGGGTACGATCGCCGGATGTAAAGTCTCTGACGGTGTGATCACTAGAAACTCTAAAGCAAGACTGATCCGTGATGGTGTAGTCATCTATGAAAGTAAGATCGCTTCACTCAAGCGTTTCAATGAAGATGCAAAAGAAGTGAAGAACGGTTATGAGTGTGGTATCATGCTTGAAAACTTTAACGACATCAAAGAGGGTGACGTGATCGAAACCTTCAAAGATGTTGAAGAACAGGTGACTCTATAA
- the plsY gene encoding glycerol-3-phosphate 1-O-acyltransferase PlsY has product MDFLTNQNILLYLAAYLIAGIPFGYLLAKQFAGVDIKEAGSGNIGATNVLRVVKEKDPKLAKKLGAITLFLDAIKGALVILVAMMLDAPESVLWTLAVLAVVGHCFSAFLFFEGGKGVATGFGVLLIMMPIPALIAIVVWLIAAKGLKISSLSSLIGLVAFIIASYLIYPEVPGIGSHAPIWIIAFIIFYKHIPNIVRLFKKEEGKV; this is encoded by the coding sequence ATGGACTTTTTAACAAATCAGAATATTTTACTTTATCTCGCAGCCTATCTTATAGCCGGGATCCCTTTTGGATACCTGCTTGCTAAACAATTTGCAGGGGTTGACATCAAAGAAGCCGGTAGCGGTAATATAGGTGCGACCAATGTGCTTCGTGTAGTAAAAGAGAAAGATCCTAAACTGGCAAAAAAACTAGGGGCGATCACACTCTTCTTAGATGCTATCAAAGGTGCGCTTGTGATACTCGTAGCAATGATGCTTGATGCACCCGAAAGCGTACTCTGGACCCTTGCAGTACTGGCTGTCGTGGGTCACTGTTTTTCTGCATTTTTGTTTTTTGAAGGGGGAAAAGGCGTGGCTACCGGCTTTGGTGTACTGCTTATTATGATGCCTATCCCTGCGTTGATCGCTATTGTTGTGTGGCTGATCGCAGCCAAAGGATTGAAGATCTCATCACTCTCATCACTGATTGGGCTCGTAGCGTTCATTATCGCCTCTTATCTCATCTATCCTGAAGTACCTGGAATAGGTTCTCATGCACCTATTTGGATCATTGCATTTATCATCTTTTATAAGCATATTCCAAATATCGTAAGACTCTTCAAAAAAGAAGAAGGCAAAGTCTAA
- a CDS encoding M23 family metallopeptidase, translating to MRNRSGKKSGAKLAGGLFLVVLVALVAGAGYVYTAPEFERVVPTVHSEQNVFWNRKDPLKVQLSDNEGLKSFQLILSDGTNSLIVGEGTLEGKPKEQMLLVNYPQSKTLDPKATKLKLKVLVTDSSLWNFTQGNKSEKVIDINVDFTRPNVNVVANSYSITQGGSALVVFQADDENLETLYIEAGDTKFKAQPYKKEGYYAALIAWAFTQTEFKAKVVAIDAAKNERMADIPFYLKNYQYQVSWIRAKDHFIDGKITDLASSDPEYAHIDDKLEKLKAINETMRLKNEALIHSLSKEVSSDVLESWKIKKFYPLRNGQKVASYGDERHYYYGNKENEVSQSYHVGYDLASTKMATIKTSNPGKVVFANENGIYGNMPMIDHGLGLYSLYGHCSQLLVNEGDEVKTGDAIAKTGVSGLALGDHLHFGLLVQGIEVRPVEWFDQEWIRKNVDNVFKAADKIIQGK from the coding sequence ATGAGAAATAGAAGTGGTAAAAAAAGCGGAGCAAAACTAGCAGGTGGATTATTTTTAGTGGTATTGGTAGCTTTAGTTGCTGGAGCAGGGTATGTCTATACTGCACCGGAATTTGAAAGAGTAGTCCCGACAGTACATAGTGAACAAAATGTCTTTTGGAACCGTAAAGATCCATTGAAAGTGCAACTTTCTGACAATGAAGGATTGAAAAGTTTTCAACTGATCCTGAGTGACGGTACAAACAGCCTGATCGTTGGAGAGGGAACTTTGGAAGGAAAACCAAAAGAACAAATGCTTCTGGTGAACTATCCTCAAAGTAAGACTCTGGATCCAAAAGCAACCAAACTAAAATTAAAAGTCTTGGTCACTGACAGCAGTCTGTGGAACTTTACGCAGGGGAATAAGAGTGAAAAAGTGATCGACATCAATGTTGATTTCACAAGACCCAATGTCAATGTAGTCGCAAACTCTTACAGTATTACACAAGGCGGAAGTGCTTTGGTTGTCTTTCAAGCAGATGACGAGAATCTAGAGACACTTTATATAGAAGCAGGTGATACAAAGTTCAAAGCACAGCCATATAAAAAAGAAGGATACTATGCGGCACTGATAGCATGGGCTTTCACTCAGACAGAGTTTAAAGCGAAGGTAGTTGCAATAGATGCTGCAAAAAACGAACGTATGGCTGATATTCCTTTCTATCTTAAAAATTATCAGTATCAAGTGTCATGGATCAGAGCAAAAGACCACTTCATAGATGGAAAGATCACGGATCTTGCGTCAAGTGATCCTGAGTATGCGCATATCGATGATAAATTGGAAAAATTAAAAGCAATCAATGAGACCATGCGTTTGAAAAACGAAGCGCTGATCCACTCCTTAAGCAAAGAGGTCTCTTCAGATGTCTTGGAAAGTTGGAAAATAAAAAAATTCTATCCGCTTAGAAATGGACAAAAGGTTGCCAGCTATGGGGATGAAAGACATTACTACTATGGAAACAAAGAGAATGAAGTTTCTCAATCTTATCATGTCGGGTATGACTTGGCGAGTACAAAAATGGCGACGATAAAAACGTCTAATCCCGGTAAGGTCGTCTTTGCCAATGAAAATGGGATCTATGGAAATATGCCTATGATCGATCATGGATTGGGTCTCTATTCACTCTATGGGCACTGCTCTCAACTCTTGGTCAATGAAGGTGATGAAGTGAAGACGGGAGATGCCATAGCAAAAACAGGTGTTTCAGGTCTGGCATTGGGTGATCACCTCCATTTTGGTCTTTTGGTTCAAGGTATAGAGGTTAGACCCGTAGAGTGGTTCGATCAAGAGTGGATCAGAAAGAATGTAGACAATGTTTTTAAAGCTGCTGACAAGATCATTCAGGGGAAGTAG